Proteins encoded by one window of Cyanobium sp. NS01:
- the acnB gene encoding bifunctional aconitate hydratase 2/2-methylisocitrate dehydratase: MAADTFLTRYRAAAAERQALGVPALPLTAEQVQALTEWLQAPPQGEEEMLLHLLTERIPPGVDEAAYVKASWLTAVAKGTASSPLVTPVRAVELLATMIGGYNVGSLIELLSSSDGAIAEAAATGLSRTLLVYDSFHDVLELAETNPQARRVVESWAAGEWFTAKPPLPEAITVTVFKVEGETNTDDLSPATHATTRPDIPLHAMAILETRMPDGLALIEQLKAKGHPVAYVGDVVGTGSSRKSAINSVLWHTGSTIPHVPNKRGGGVLLGGKIAPIFFNTAEDSGALPIECDVSALASGDVITIRPFEGTIERAAGEADAGTIVARFELKPSTITDEVRAGGRIPLMIGRSLTDKVRAQLGLPPSDLFIRPSAPADTGKGFTLAQKMVGKACGLSGLRPGTACEPLMTTVGSQDTTGPMTRDEMKELACLGFSADLVMQSFCHTAAYPKPVDLQTHAELPDFMASRGGVALQPGDGIIHSWLNRMLLPDTVGTGGDSHTRFPLGISFPAGSGLVAFAAAIGAMPLDMPESVLVRFSGSLQPGVTLRDVVNAIPYVAIQQGLLTVAKEGKQNVFNGRIMEIEGLPDLKLEQAFELTDATAERSCAGSTIKLSVDTVSEYLRSNVALLKNMIARGYGDARTLARRIKAMEAWLADPVLMEADADAEYAAVIEIDLAAITEPILACPNDPDNVKPLSEVAGAAVDEVFIGSCMTNIGHYRAAANVLEGQGQNTARLWVCPPTRMDEEKLKEEGYYATFEAAGSRMEMPGCSLCMGNQARVEDNTTVFSTSTRNFNNRLGNGAQVYLGSAELAAVCAQLGRIPSKQEYLAIAAEKIDPYGAELYRYLNFDQIEGFGDSGRVVSAEREAQVLAGV, encoded by the coding sequence ATGGCTGCAGACACCTTCCTCACGCGTTATCGCGCAGCCGCCGCTGAGCGGCAGGCCTTGGGCGTGCCGGCCCTGCCGCTGACGGCGGAACAGGTTCAGGCCCTCACCGAATGGCTGCAGGCCCCTCCCCAGGGGGAGGAGGAGATGCTGCTGCACCTGCTCACGGAACGCATTCCGCCGGGAGTGGATGAGGCGGCCTACGTGAAGGCCAGCTGGCTCACGGCTGTGGCCAAGGGCACGGCCAGCAGCCCCCTGGTGACCCCGGTGCGGGCAGTGGAGCTGCTGGCCACCATGATCGGCGGCTACAACGTGGGCTCCCTGATCGAGCTGCTCAGCAGCAGCGATGGGGCGATCGCCGAGGCCGCGGCCACGGGCCTCAGCCGCACCCTGCTCGTCTACGACTCCTTCCACGACGTGCTGGAGCTGGCCGAGACCAACCCCCAGGCCCGCCGGGTGGTGGAGAGCTGGGCCGCCGGAGAGTGGTTCACCGCCAAGCCCCCCCTGCCGGAGGCGATCACGGTGACGGTGTTCAAGGTGGAGGGTGAGACCAACACCGACGACCTCTCCCCCGCCACCCACGCCACCACCCGTCCCGACATCCCTCTGCACGCCATGGCGATACTGGAGACGCGCATGCCGGACGGCCTTGCCCTGATCGAACAGCTCAAGGCCAAGGGCCACCCCGTGGCCTACGTGGGCGACGTGGTGGGTACGGGCAGCTCCCGCAAGTCGGCGATCAACTCGGTGCTCTGGCACACGGGCTCCACCATCCCCCACGTGCCGAACAAGCGCGGCGGCGGCGTGCTGCTGGGCGGCAAGATCGCACCGATCTTCTTCAACACCGCCGAGGATTCGGGCGCCCTGCCGATCGAGTGCGACGTCAGCGCCCTGGCCTCCGGGGACGTGATCACGATCCGTCCCTTCGAAGGCACGATCGAGCGTGCCGCCGGTGAAGCCGACGCCGGCACGATCGTGGCCCGCTTCGAGCTCAAGCCCAGCACCATCACCGACGAAGTGCGCGCCGGCGGCCGCATCCCCCTGATGATCGGCCGCTCACTCACCGACAAGGTGCGCGCGCAGCTGGGGCTGCCCCCCTCCGACCTGTTCATCCGCCCCAGTGCTCCCGCCGATACCGGCAAGGGCTTCACCCTGGCCCAGAAGATGGTGGGCAAGGCCTGCGGCCTCAGCGGCCTGCGACCCGGCACCGCCTGCGAGCCGCTGATGACCACCGTGGGCAGTCAGGACACCACCGGGCCGATGACCCGCGATGAGATGAAGGAGCTGGCCTGCCTGGGCTTCAGCGCCGATCTGGTGATGCAGAGCTTCTGCCACACCGCCGCCTATCCCAAGCCGGTGGACCTCCAGACCCACGCCGAGCTGCCCGACTTCATGGCCTCCCGCGGTGGCGTGGCCCTGCAGCCGGGCGACGGCATCATCCACAGCTGGCTGAACCGCATGCTCCTGCCCGACACCGTGGGCACCGGCGGTGACAGCCACACCCGCTTCCCCCTCGGCATCTCCTTCCCGGCCGGCTCGGGCCTGGTGGCCTTCGCCGCCGCCATCGGCGCCATGCCGCTCGACATGCCTGAATCGGTGCTGGTGCGCTTCTCCGGCTCACTCCAGCCCGGGGTGACCCTGCGCGATGTGGTGAACGCGATCCCCTACGTGGCCATCCAGCAGGGGCTGCTCACCGTGGCCAAGGAGGGCAAGCAGAACGTGTTCAACGGCCGCATCATGGAGATCGAGGGGCTGCCGGATCTGAAGCTGGAGCAGGCCTTCGAGCTCACCGATGCCACCGCGGAGCGCTCCTGCGCCGGCAGCACCATCAAGCTCTCGGTGGACACCGTGAGTGAGTATCTGCGCAGCAACGTGGCGCTGCTCAAGAACATGATCGCCCGGGGCTACGGCGATGCCCGCACCCTGGCGCGGCGGATCAAGGCGATGGAGGCCTGGCTGGCCGATCCGGTGCTGATGGAGGCCGACGCCGACGCCGAGTACGCCGCCGTGATCGAGATCGATCTCGCCGCCATCACCGAGCCGATCCTGGCCTGCCCCAACGACCCCGACAACGTCAAACCGCTCTCGGAGGTGGCCGGCGCCGCTGTGGACGAGGTGTTCATCGGCTCCTGCATGACCAACATCGGCCACTACCGCGCCGCCGCCAACGTGCTGGAGGGCCAGGGCCAGAACACCGCCCGCCTCTGGGTCTGCCCCCCCACCCGCATGGACGAGGAGAAGCTCAAGGAGGAGGGCTACTACGCCACCTTCGAGGCGGCCGGCTCGCGCATGGAGATGCCGGGCTGCTCCCTGTGCATGGGCAACCAGGCGCGGGTGGAGGACAACACCACCGTGTTCTCGACCAGCACCCGCAACTTCAACAACCGCCTCGGCAACGGCGCCCAGGTGTATCTGGGCAGCGCCGAGCTGGCGGCGGTGTGTGCCCAGCTGGGCCGCATCCCCAGCAAGCAGGAGTATCTGGCCATCGCCGCCGAGAAGATCGATCCCTACGGCGCCGAGCTCTACCGCTACCTCAACTTCGATCAGATCGAGGGCTTCGGCGACTCCGGCCGGGTGGTGAGCGCCGAGCGGGAGGCCCAGGTGCTGGCAGGGGTGTAG
- a CDS encoding ClC family H(+)/Cl(-) exchange transporter, whose translation MLGRLWRRPKKQRGLGLPHLQPVPSSSILRLLQHRWFVVVLALIITGLGATTAAVLFRSGLEGLGRWRIQMQELGPNWLVLPAIGGGGGLLAGLLVQTLAPAAQGSGIPQVMQFLRRQSVPMGFQVAAVKLVAGIVAIGCGFPLGPSGPSVQMGSSVGWEMARLLRAPNAFRRMIVAAGGGAGVAAVFRAPIGGFLYAIEELLQGARPVVMLLVLVTTFWADTWADLLGLARLVNLDPDSTASPSNAIFQLSRQVNTFVVVRPIDLLWLFALGAVVALAAELYCRYVVGLQRLRLRWQVPLPAAMGVTGCLLGVADAWLPADFINRAGIRQAIAEGDVDLTKALAIFLVVFLTTGIAAAAGTPGGLFAPMLTLGGALGLAGAALVEQLGPDAPSTAVFAGMGAFMAACARAPISATFLTFAVTKNLLILRPVLIACLGSLVMAQMLHPQSLFKRLMVPVQTSGGEGSSGSESLRLNTVPLRPRPVPRTKGDQDVQTKPE comes from the coding sequence ATGCTGGGTCGCCTCTGGCGCAGGCCGAAGAAGCAGAGAGGTCTGGGCCTGCCGCATCTGCAGCCGGTTCCCAGCTCCTCGATCCTGCGGCTGCTGCAGCACCGCTGGTTCGTGGTGGTGCTGGCCCTGATCATCACGGGCCTGGGGGCCACCACCGCAGCCGTGCTGTTTCGCAGCGGCCTGGAAGGCCTGGGGCGCTGGCGCATCCAGATGCAGGAGCTCGGACCGAACTGGCTGGTGCTGCCCGCCATCGGCGGCGGCGGTGGCCTGCTGGCCGGGCTGCTGGTGCAGACCCTGGCCCCGGCGGCCCAGGGCTCGGGCATCCCCCAGGTGATGCAGTTCCTGCGCCGCCAGTCGGTGCCGATGGGATTCCAGGTGGCGGCGGTGAAGCTGGTGGCCGGGATCGTGGCGATCGGCTGCGGCTTTCCCCTCGGCCCTTCGGGACCCTCGGTGCAGATGGGCAGCTCGGTGGGCTGGGAGATGGCCCGGCTGCTGCGGGCCCCCAACGCCTTCCGGCGCATGATCGTGGCCGCCGGCGGCGGCGCTGGGGTGGCCGCGGTGTTCCGCGCTCCGATCGGGGGCTTTCTCTATGCCATTGAGGAACTGCTGCAGGGCGCCAGGCCGGTGGTGATGCTGCTGGTGCTGGTCACCACCTTCTGGGCCGACACCTGGGCCGACCTGCTCGGCCTGGCCCGCCTGGTGAACCTCGATCCGGACTCCACCGCCAGCCCATCCAACGCGATCTTCCAGCTGTCCCGCCAGGTGAACACCTTCGTGGTGGTGCGGCCGATCGACCTGCTGTGGCTGTTCGCCCTGGGGGCCGTGGTGGCCCTGGCGGCGGAGCTCTACTGCCGCTACGTGGTGGGGCTGCAGCGGTTGCGGCTGCGCTGGCAGGTTCCCCTGCCGGCCGCCATGGGCGTCACCGGTTGCCTGCTGGGGGTGGCCGATGCCTGGCTGCCAGCCGACTTCATCAACCGGGCCGGGATCCGCCAGGCGATCGCCGAGGGCGACGTGGATCTCACCAAGGCTCTGGCGATCTTCCTGGTGGTGTTTCTCACCACCGGCATCGCCGCCGCCGCCGGCACCCCGGGCGGCCTGTTCGCGCCGATGCTCACCCTGGGCGGAGCGCTGGGGCTGGCGGGGGCGGCGCTGGTGGAACAGCTGGGCCCGGACGCGCCCAGCACCGCCGTGTTCGCCGGCATGGGGGCCTTCATGGCCGCCTGCGCCCGGGCGCCGATCAGCGCCACCTTTCTCACCTTCGCCGTGACCAAGAATCTGCTGATCCTGCGGCCGGTGCTGATCGCCTGCCTGGGCAGCCTGGTGATGGCCCAGATGCTCCATCCCCAGTCGCTGTTCAAGCGGCTGATGGTGCCGGTGCAAACCAGCGGAGGGGAGGGGAGTTCCGGCTCGGAGAGCCTGCGGCTCAACACGGTGCCGCTGCGCCCTCGCCCCGTTCCCAGGACCAAGGGAGATCAAGACGTGCAAACGAAGCCGGAGTGA
- a CDS encoding radical SAM protein has translation MLAFPSSYSVGITSLGYQVVWASLARRTDVDVRRLFTDQGDPPHGRSRGRGAALDLFGLSLSWELDGPVLLDLLEQERIPIWASERGDTDPIVFGGGPVLTANPEPLAPFFDAVLLGDGELLLPAFIEALQACRQAPRAERLARLAQVPGIYVPSLYRPEYAPDGTLLGVRPLAPGLPERVAKQTWQGNTLSHSMVVTPEAAWPSIHMVEVVRSCPELCRFCLASYLTLPFRTPSLDDGLIPAVEAGLAVTQRLGLLGASVTQHPQFAELLQWLDGDRFEGTRVSVSSVRAATVTPELGRILAKRGSKSLTIAIESGSERMRELVNKKLATEEIFAAARYAREGGLSGLKLYGMAGLPTETEADIEATADLLLQLKKATPGLRLSLGVSTFVPKAHTPFQWQGVRPEAEQHLKRLAKRLRPKGVELRPESYGWSVIQALLSRSDRRLAPVIAAARGSHESLGGWKRAYRAVLADTVQRPVGLPLPPAWDAVVHATWEPGRVLPWDHLDGPLSQAVLAEHARRSLPQPAAAEPLKPAQSNTAVLPR, from the coding sequence GTGCTGGCCTTCCCCAGCAGCTACAGCGTGGGGATCACCAGCCTCGGCTACCAGGTGGTGTGGGCCAGTCTGGCCCGCCGCACCGACGTGGACGTGCGCCGCCTGTTCACCGACCAGGGCGATCCGCCCCATGGCCGCAGCCGCGGCCGCGGGGCGGCCCTCGACCTGTTCGGCCTGTCGCTCAGCTGGGAGCTGGACGGGCCGGTGTTACTGGATCTGCTGGAGCAGGAGCGGATTCCGATCTGGGCCAGCGAGCGGGGCGACACCGATCCGATCGTGTTCGGCGGCGGGCCGGTGCTCACGGCCAACCCCGAGCCCCTCGCCCCCTTCTTCGATGCCGTGCTGCTGGGCGACGGCGAACTGCTGCTGCCGGCGTTCATCGAGGCCCTGCAGGCCTGCCGACAGGCTCCCAGAGCCGAACGGCTGGCCAGGCTGGCCCAGGTGCCCGGGATCTATGTGCCGTCGCTCTACCGGCCGGAGTACGCCCCCGACGGCACGTTGCTGGGGGTGAGGCCGCTGGCGCCGGGCCTGCCTGAGCGGGTGGCCAAACAGACCTGGCAGGGGAACACCCTGAGCCATTCGATGGTGGTCACCCCCGAGGCGGCCTGGCCCTCGATCCACATGGTGGAAGTGGTGCGCAGCTGCCCGGAGCTGTGCCGCTTCTGCCTGGCGAGCTACCTCACCCTTCCCTTCCGCACCCCCTCCCTGGACGACGGCCTGATCCCGGCGGTGGAGGCCGGCCTGGCCGTGACCCAGCGACTCGGGCTGCTGGGGGCCTCGGTGACCCAGCACCCCCAGTTCGCCGAGCTGCTGCAGTGGCTGGATGGCGATCGCTTCGAGGGCACCCGCGTCAGCGTGAGCTCGGTGCGGGCCGCCACGGTGACGCCGGAACTGGGCCGGATCCTGGCCAAGCGGGGCAGCAAATCGCTCACGATCGCCATCGAGAGCGGCAGCGAGCGCATGCGGGAGCTGGTGAACAAGAAACTCGCCACCGAGGAGATCTTCGCCGCGGCCCGCTATGCCCGCGAGGGAGGTCTCAGCGGCCTGAAGCTCTACGGCATGGCTGGCCTGCCCACGGAAACGGAAGCCGACATCGAGGCCACCGCCGATCTGCTGCTCCAGCTCAAGAAGGCCACCCCAGGCCTGAGGCTCAGCCTCGGCGTGAGCACCTTCGTGCCCAAGGCCCACACCCCCTTCCAGTGGCAGGGGGTGAGGCCTGAGGCCGAACAGCACCTCAAGCGGCTGGCCAAGCGGCTGCGGCCCAAGGGCGTCGAGCTGCGCCCCGAGAGCTACGGCTGGAGTGTGATCCAGGCCCTGCTCTCCCGCAGCGACCGGCGCCTGGCACCGGTGATCGCGGCGGCCCGGGGCAGCCACGAGAGCCTCGGGGGTTGGAAACGGGCCTACCGGGCCGTGCTGGCAGACACGGTGCAACGGCCCGTCGGCCTGCCGCTGCCACCCGCCTGGGACGCGGTGGTCCACGCCACCTGGGAGCCAGGGCGGGTGCTGCCCTGGGACCACCTCGATGGCCCCCTGAGCCAGGCGGTGCTGGCGGAGCACGCCCGCCGCAGCCTGCCGCAGCCGGCAGCAGCTGAGCCGCTGAAGCCCGCTCAGTCGAACACCGCCGTCCTGCCGCGGTAG
- the purU gene encoding formyltetrahydrofolate deformylase, giving the protein MSVPSAILQLICPDRPGLVSELSGWVAANGGNIRHADHHTDLGAGLFLSRIEWALEGFGLPRLSIAPAVAALARRLDGEGLLHFSDAIPRAAIFVSRQEHCLVDLLWRVRAGELPMQVPLVVSNHPDLRELAEGFGATYVHVPVAAADKEAAEAAQLALLRQHGIELVVLAKYMQVLSSDFLEALGREPAQVINIHHSFLPAFQGAQPYQRAWQRGVKLIGATAHYVTEELDGGPIIEQATVHVSHRDEVEDLIRKGRDTERLALARAVRLHLRRQVMVYRGRTAVFD; this is encoded by the coding sequence ATGAGCGTGCCGAGCGCGATCCTGCAGCTGATCTGCCCCGACCGGCCGGGGCTGGTGAGCGAACTCTCCGGCTGGGTGGCCGCCAATGGCGGCAATATTCGCCATGCCGATCACCACACCGATCTCGGCGCCGGACTGTTCCTGAGCCGGATCGAGTGGGCCCTGGAGGGCTTCGGCCTGCCGCGGCTGAGCATCGCCCCGGCCGTGGCAGCCCTGGCCCGGCGACTCGACGGGGAGGGCCTGCTGCACTTCTCCGATGCCATCCCCAGGGCGGCCATCTTCGTGAGCCGTCAGGAGCACTGCCTGGTGGACCTGCTCTGGCGCGTGCGCGCCGGTGAGCTGCCCATGCAGGTTCCCCTGGTGGTGTCCAACCATCCGGACCTGCGGGAGCTGGCGGAGGGCTTCGGGGCGACCTATGTGCACGTGCCGGTGGCCGCCGCGGACAAGGAGGCGGCGGAAGCGGCCCAGCTGGCCCTGCTGCGCCAGCACGGCATCGAGCTGGTGGTGCTGGCCAAGTACATGCAGGTGCTCAGCTCCGACTTCCTGGAAGCCCTGGGCCGCGAGCCCGCCCAGGTGATCAACATCCACCACTCCTTTCTGCCCGCCTTCCAGGGGGCCCAGCCCTACCAGCGCGCCTGGCAGCGGGGGGTGAAGCTGATCGGTGCCACGGCCCACTACGTGACCGAGGAGCTGGACGGCGGTCCGATCATCGAGCAGGCCACCGTGCACGTGAGCCACCGCGATGAGGTGGAGGATCTGATCCGCAAGGGGCGCGATACGGAGCGCCTCGCCCTGGCCAGGGCTGTGCGTCTGCATCTGCGCCGCCAGGTGATGGTCTACCGCGGCAGGACGGCGGTGTTCGACTGA
- the psbQ gene encoding photosystem II protein PsbQ, giving the protein MAAQMVSSLRALLKRLALVALVGVLTFGLSACSGSQAKPPSLSAEDIAVIERQAEGFLAARDRLPELATLVGDRDWTFTRNLLRGPMQEVGRQMSYINQRLLPADRPEAEKLAAQLKQSMAQLDEAARLQDGEQLRKSYIKVASGFGRYAQILPEQVQADLKQT; this is encoded by the coding sequence ATGGCCGCCCAGATGGTCTCCTCGCTTCGTGCCCTGCTGAAGCGTCTTGCCCTGGTGGCCCTGGTGGGAGTGCTCACCTTCGGTCTCAGCGCCTGCAGCGGCAGCCAGGCCAAGCCCCCCAGCCTCAGCGCCGAGGACATCGCCGTGATCGAGCGCCAGGCCGAGGGCTTCCTGGCCGCCAGGGATCGCCTGCCCGAACTGGCCACGTTGGTGGGGGATCGCGACTGGACCTTCACCCGCAATCTGCTGCGCGGACCCATGCAGGAGGTGGGGCGGCAGATGAGCTACATCAACCAGCGTCTGCTGCCGGCCGATCGTCCTGAGGCCGAGAAGCTGGCCGCCCAGCTCAAGCAGTCCATGGCCCAGCTCGATGAGGCCGCCCGGCTCCAGGACGGCGAACAGCTGCGCAAGTCCTACATCAAGGTGGCCAGTGGCTTCGGCCGCTACGCCCAGATCCTCCCCGAGCAGGTGCAGGCCGACCTCAAGCAGACCTGA
- a CDS encoding FAD-binding oxidoreductase, protein MAVVGAGVVGLCCAWLLQRKGHRVLLIDPSLAAPGLTQKHALAGGSQRSGSGAALGVLMAQVFHRSRGRAWNLRQQSLALWHSWLQELAERGQPVSRRQGLLWLAAEPEEWQRQQALVAERQQLGLALELWDRERLSTLQPALPAGAIGALHSPLDGQIDPPAAMAALLADGRDSGLTTAGQRVGAIERDGPGRWRLLLEGGEVVAGLAHVVLTAGLASPALLQSLGSSLAMEPVLGQALALRRSAPGPWTWPGVAVWRGLNLVPRPDLGAEATFWLGATLEAGSRADPDQQARLRHWGDAGLDWLEQASVVEAWQGCRARPVGRPAPLHEQLQPGLWLVSGHYRNGVLLAPASAAWVLEQIEQTTPRP, encoded by the coding sequence GTGGCGGTGGTGGGGGCAGGCGTGGTGGGCCTGTGCTGCGCCTGGCTGCTGCAGCGCAAGGGCCACCGGGTGCTGCTGATCGACCCGTCGCTGGCTGCCCCCGGCCTCACCCAGAAGCACGCCTTGGCCGGCGGCAGCCAGCGCAGTGGCAGCGGCGCGGCCCTCGGGGTGCTGATGGCGCAGGTGTTCCACCGCAGCCGCGGCCGCGCCTGGAATCTGCGTCAGCAGAGCCTGGCCCTCTGGCACAGCTGGCTGCAGGAGCTGGCGGAGCGCGGGCAGCCGGTGTCCCGGCGCCAGGGGCTGCTGTGGCTGGCCGCCGAGCCTGAGGAATGGCAGCGGCAACAGGCGCTGGTGGCCGAGCGGCAGCAGCTGGGCCTGGCGCTGGAGCTGTGGGATCGCGAGCGGCTGTCCACGCTGCAGCCGGCCCTGCCCGCTGGGGCGATCGGGGCACTCCATTCGCCCTTGGATGGCCAGATCGATCCCCCTGCCGCCATGGCCGCCCTGCTCGCCGACGGCCGTGACAGCGGCTTGACGACGGCGGGTCAGAGGGTGGGCGCCATTGAGCGCGACGGTCCGGGGCGCTGGCGGCTGCTGCTGGAGGGCGGCGAGGTGGTGGCTGGGCTGGCCCACGTGGTGCTGACCGCCGGTCTGGCCAGCCCTGCTCTGCTGCAGTCGCTGGGATCCAGCCTCGCGATGGAGCCGGTGCTCGGCCAGGCCCTCGCCCTGCGGCGCTCCGCCCCAGGCCCCTGGACCTGGCCCGGGGTGGCCGTGTGGCGCGGCCTCAACCTGGTGCCCCGGCCCGACCTGGGGGCTGAAGCGACCTTCTGGCTGGGCGCCACCCTGGAAGCAGGCAGCCGGGCCGATCCCGACCAGCAGGCACGGCTGCGCCACTGGGGCGACGCCGGCCTCGACTGGTTGGAGCAGGCCAGCGTGGTGGAGGCATGGCAGGGCTGCCGGGCCAGGCCCGTGGGCCGGCCAGCCCCGCTGCACGAGCAGCTGCAACCGGGCCTCTGGCTGGTGAGCGGCCACTACCGCAACGGGGTGCTGCTGGCCCCGGCCTCGGCCGCCTGGGTGCTGGAGCAGATCGAGCAGACGACGCCTCGCCCTTAA
- the pstS gene encoding phosphate ABC transporter substrate-binding protein PstS, whose translation MLPGLLRRSTAALALSGLTLSVAACGGTGGGGGGITGTLNGAGASFPSAIYQRWFKDMSADGVNVNYQSVGSGAGVRQFLAETVDFGASDKPMGEEEIAKMPRGVLQIPMTAGAIAVAYNNPGCELKLSQQQLADIFLGKITNYSELGCDDKTITIVHRSDGSGTTFNFTNHLAAVSPEWKAGPGADKAVNWPTGVGAKGNEGVAAQLTQLEGGIGYVEVAFVKDPLQSAALENGSGEVVMPTNATESEALASIDLGEDLTGSNPNPAKGYPIVTFTWILAYKSGNGDKTPLLQKVFNTMLAEPAQSLAPELGYVTLPPSVVEKAKAAVAMISE comes from the coding sequence ATGCTTCCCGGCCTGTTGCGCCGCTCCACCGCCGCTCTTGCCCTCTCGGGCCTCACCCTCTCTGTCGCTGCCTGCGGCGGCACCGGCGGAGGCGGGGGCGGCATCACCGGCACGCTCAACGGAGCCGGGGCCTCCTTCCCTTCGGCCATCTACCAGCGCTGGTTCAAGGACATGAGCGCCGATGGCGTCAACGTCAACTACCAGTCCGTGGGTTCCGGGGCCGGGGTACGCCAGTTCCTGGCTGAAACCGTGGATTTCGGCGCCTCCGACAAGCCGATGGGCGAGGAGGAGATCGCCAAGATGCCGCGCGGCGTGCTCCAGATCCCGATGACGGCCGGAGCCATCGCCGTGGCCTACAACAACCCCGGCTGCGAGCTCAAGCTCAGCCAACAGCAGCTGGCTGACATCTTCCTGGGCAAGATCACCAACTACAGCGAGCTGGGCTGCGACGACAAGACGATCACCATCGTGCACCGCTCCGACGGCTCGGGCACCACGTTCAACTTCACCAACCACCTGGCCGCCGTGAGCCCGGAGTGGAAGGCTGGCCCCGGCGCCGACAAGGCCGTGAACTGGCCCACCGGCGTGGGCGCCAAGGGCAATGAGGGTGTGGCGGCCCAGCTCACCCAGCTCGAAGGGGGCATCGGCTACGTGGAAGTGGCCTTCGTCAAGGATCCCCTCCAGTCCGCAGCGCTGGAAAACGGCTCCGGCGAGGTGGTGATGCCCACCAATGCCACCGAGAGCGAAGCCCTCGCCTCGATCGATCTGGGTGAGGATCTCACCGGCAGCAACCCCAATCCTGCCAAGGGTTACCCGATCGTCACCTTCACCTGGATCCTGGCCTACAAGAGCGGCAACGGCGACAAGACCCCCCTGCTGCAGAAGGTGTTCAACACCATGCTCGCCGAACCGGCCCAGTCCCTGGCACCGGAGCTGGGCTATGTGACCCTGCCTCCCTCGGTTGTGGAGAAAGCCAAGGCGGCGGTGGCCATGATCTCGGAGTGA